One genomic window of Cydia fagiglandana chromosome 20, ilCydFagi1.1, whole genome shotgun sequence includes the following:
- the LOC134674400 gene encoding potassium channel subfamily K member 18, which produces MPRRRRRLASRLRDYLRNFLAFLFSNVGVVVLVVAYTVAGAFMFRAIEGASEMERAHNMTLERDNTAQCLWQDVLKVNIFNDTYLKHRISITIQQYQDKVVHAVKRGWDGGRSSRQWSFSSSFLYSLTVITTIGYGHLSPRTSWGKVTTIMYTLLGMPLFLLYLANVGELLARWFKCIYALVCLCRGCPGFTRRRVIRLRQQLELSDAESIECPEHWRRRAPFIYESDDTADYGPPIPHPYNFARRPDYLRSASMPVRGAPRAPQPRRWSEPPESVTSDFSYVTFDAQTITVPISVCVAIMVGYIMFGSMIFGMWEKWDQLDGAYFCFISLSSIGFGDFVPGERVYTQRIETSFIVCSMYLMLGMALVAIDLLHRVLHVPHAGHGSSRHVLQSHAGTVITFVPGERVYTQRIETSFIVCSMYLMLGMTLVAMCFNLMQEQVRHYFAGMKRALRRICRCKR; this is translated from the exons ATGCCCCGGCGCAGGAG GAGACTGGCGTCGCGCCTGAGGGACtacctgcgcaacttcctggcCTTTCTGTTCAGCAACGTGGGCGTGGTGGTGTTGGTCGTCGCTTATACTGTAGCTG gtGCATTTATGTTTCGGGCGATAGAAGGTGCGAGCGAGATGGAGCGAGCGCACAACATGACGTTAGAGCGAGACAACACGGCGCAGTGTCTATGGCAGGACGTGCTCAAAGTCAACATATTTAATGACACATATCTTAAACACAG gaTAAGCATCACAATCCAGCAGTATCAAGACAAGGTGGTGCACGCAGTCAAGCGAGGCTGGGACGGCGGCCGGTCCTCCAGGCAGTGGAGCTTCTCATCATCCTTCCTGTATTCCCTCACTGTGATCACAACTATAG GCTACGGGCACCTGTCTCCACGCACGAGTTGGGGCAAGGTGACCACCATTATGTACACTCTGCTGGGAATGCCGCTGTTCCTGCTGTACCTCGCTAATGTTG GAGAGCTTTTGGCGCGGTGGTTCAAATGCATCTACGCATTGGTGTGCCTGTGCCGTGGTTGTCCAGGGTTCACAAGAAGACGAGTCATCAGATTACGTCAG caG TTGGAGCTAAGCGACGCAGAGAGCATAGAATGCCCGGAGCACTGGAGAAGGCGGGCGCCATTTATTTACGAATCTGATGATACGGCGGACTATGGGCCACCGATACCGCATCCATATAATTTTGCGAG GAGGCCAGACTACCTCCGCAGCGCGTCGATGCCGGTCCGGGGCGCCCCGCGCGCGCCGCAGCCGCGCCGCTGGTCCGAGCCTCCCGAGAGTGTCACCAGCGACTTCAGCTACGTGACCTTCGACGCCCAGACCATCACTGTGCCCATCAGCGTGTGCGTAGCCATCATGGTCGG GTACATAATGTTCGGATCCATGATATTCGGCATGTGGGAGAAGTGGGACCAGCTGGACGGGGCTTACTTCTGCTTCATCTCGCTCAGCAG TATAGGTTTCGGCGACTTCGTGCCAGGCGAGCGAGTGTACACGCAGCGCATAGAGACCTCCTTCATCGTGTGCTCCATGTACCTCATGCTGGGCATGGCTCTAGTCGCCAT AGACCTCCTTCATCGTGTGCTCCATGTACCTCATGCTGGGCATGGCTCTAGTCGCCATGTGCTTCAATCTCATGCAGGTACAGTTATAACCTTCGTGCCGGGCGAGCGAGTGTACACGCAGCGCATAGAGACCTCCTTCATCGTGTGTTCCATGTATCTCATGCTGGGCATGACTCTAGTGGCCATGTGCTTCAATCTCATGCAG GAGCAAGTGCGCCACTACTTCGCGGGGATGAAGCGCGCCTTAAGGAGGATATGTCGTTGCAAGAGATGa